The following DNA comes from Anaerolineae bacterium.
CTTCCATAACCTGGGCTGGGCCCCCCAGGGGGTTCAGCCCGCCGAAGTGGAACGGCTCAAAGCCTTCCATCCTCACCCCACCCGTGTGGTGGCCCTCACCGACGGTCCTCTGGAACTCTGGGGCCCGCGCCGCGAGGAGGGCTACGGTGATTTCCAGAAAAGCCTGGCACACTACAAGCAGGCCCTGAAACACCTGCAGGATCTCGGCGTGGCCCCTGTGGGTTATGTGGACAACCCCCGCGCCGATCTGGTGGTGCGGATGCTGGAACTCGTTGCAGAAGACGGCGCCCCACCCTCGGATGCTCACCACCCCTGGGCCGGGGTGCGGGATCAGGACCTCTGGGTGGAATGGCTCCCCCCCGGACACCGCACTGCCCTGTTCCAAATCCGGGCCCAATACCTCGAAGAGTACGAGGAAGCCCTTCGCCCCCACTTTTTCTACCTCAATGTGGGCCTGGCGCAAAACAAACCCATCCTGGCCCGCGTGGAACTGCCCGCCTGGGTGGCCCAACAACCAGAAGCCGTTGACCTGGTCCACGCCGTGCTGCTCTGGCAGGGCAGCATCGTCCCCGGTCGGCTGTACCCCTACATCCTGCACCGCGCCCACGAGACCGCCGTCGTCACCCACGAGGACCGGCGCCAGGTGACCTGGATGGTCCAACACGCCCTGCTGACCAAGGGATTGACCGCCGACCGGCGCTCCCACAAACAGCGTGCCAAAGACGACTCCGCCAAGAGGAACCACTATGAACGGTAACGAACGACTCATCGGGCGCCTGCTGCGCGCCGGCACCACAGGCTTTGTCGCCGGTTGTCGCGTCAGCCGCCTGGAAGCCCTGGCCTTCGGCGCCCTGGTGCGGGTGGAACTGGACGCCGACCAGGCGGTGTACGGGCTGATCTACGACATCCGCATCGACGACGACGGCCTCGTACGCCAACTGGCCCTGGCCGACGCTGTGGCCGAGAACATCATCCACGACAACCGCACCAACCGCAATGTGCCCGTGGAAATCAGCGTGCTGGCCACCGGCTGCCGGCAGGGGGAGAGCATCTCTCATCTGCTGCCGCCGCGACCGCCCCTGAGCCTGGACGACCTGACCATCTGCGACGATGAGGAAATCGTGCGTTTCACCGGCACGCCGCACCTGGGCTACTTCCGCCATGTGTTGCGGGCCCAGGACCTGCCGGTCGGGGATTTGCTGGCCGCTCACATTCGCCAGGCCCAGGCGGCCCACGAGCGGCTGGCCGACCGCGGCGGCGATCCCCAGTGGAGCCGCAAGGCCGTGGCCCACATCATCACCCTGTTGCGCGACGACTACGACCGCCTCATCCAGGTACTCGATGCCCTGGGCGACGCCCTGCCAGGCGAGTGGGAAACGCCCAAGCAGGCGATCGCTGACTAATTTCCAGAGAAATCTCTCCACCCTCTCCCGCCGAGGAGAGCGTTGCCAGAACTCGCCTGTTTCTTTGGCATCATCATCCGCATGTGCGCAGAGCCGGGGCCCGCATCACCGCCCCCACTTTCATGTGTATTATCAGAACCATACAGCAGTCTACAGCATCGACCCTATCGAGCCCATTGGCGGAGCCTTGCCCCGTCGCCAGCAACGCCGGGTTGAAGCCTGGGCTGAACTCCATCAAGGGGAATTGCTGGAGAATTGGGAACGCTCACCTTGCGGATCGTGTTCGACGACGAGGTAGAACGGGTCATTGACTTTCGGGAAATCTTGGTCGGACCACTCTATGGGGCGCTAAAGGATGAAAGCGTGTTTCAACAAGTCACGATTGATCCGGAAACCCACACCCTGGTATGGCCGAATGGCGCCGATTTTGACCCCGAAACCTTGCACGAGAGGCCGAAGTATGCGGAAGCGATGAAGCAGATGGCCGCGCAATGGCAAGCAAAGGAAAAGGTAAGCGGAACCAACGACTTAGCCTAAATCTACATCTGGTGCTCCTTTGGCAGGAGGCTTGAATGACCCACCCCCAACGCGAACTCATTGGCTATGTGGTCGGCGGCACGCTGAAAAGCGGGCTGCGCGTGCGGCTCACCGTGCCGCCTCAGCAGGTGCATGAAGGCGCTTTCGTGGTCACCGAGAGCGGCGGCTACCTGTTCTACGGCCTGGTCACCGACATCCGCCTGGGCGCCACGGATCAGCGCTTCGCCGACGAACGGTTAGGCCAGCGCATCCCCGGCCACCTGGCCGCCCTGCTGCAGGGCCAGACCCTGTACGCCGACCTGGAAATCCTGCTGGCCCTGATGCAGGAAAGCCCCCCCGACAATCCCGCGGCTTACCAGCGCTGGCAGGAGGAAATCGACCTCGGCCTGCGGGAGCGGCCTCGCCCCCGCCCCCCCAAGACCGTGCCCTCCCATCAGGCCGAGGTGTATCTGGCTTCGCCGGGCGACATTGAGGAAATCTTCGGTAAGGACGACGACGAGCACTTCCAGATCGGCACCACCCGCGAGCAGGAACACCCGGTACGCATCAACCTGAAAAAATTCGTCCAGCGCTCGGCGGGCATCTTCGGCGCCACGGGCACGGGCAAGTCCTTCCTGGCCCGCATCCTGCTGGCCGGGCTTATCAAGCACAACAAAGCCTCGGTGCTGGTCTTCGACATGCACAACGAGTATGGCTTCGACGATGTGGCCTCGGATACCGGCAAGCGGGTCATCGGCCTGAAGAGCAAGTTCCCGGCCCGTGTGCGGGTGGTCGCCCTGGGCGCAGGCAGCACCATCCGGGGGCAGACTCCCGACTTTCATCTGGAAATCGACGCCCACGATATCGAGCCCGCGGATATCCTGCTCCTGACCCGTGAACTGAACCTCAAGGAGACCACCCCCACCACCTTGGACGCCCTGGTGCAGTCCTTTGGCCGCGATTGGTTCATCCGCTTCCGCGAGATGCGCTTAGGGGCCAAAGAAGAGATTGTGGACGAGACCACCGGCAAGGTGAAGCGGGTGCCAGCCCCCGACAGCGTCGAAGCCTGGGCCAACGAAGTGGGCACCAACGTCATGGCTGCCGAAGGGTTGCACAACAAACTACGCCGCCTGTTCGACAAACCTTACATCGTGGACCACCCCGCCAGCGACACGGTCTCCCAAATCATCGACGCCCTGACCTCCGGGCAGCATGTTTTCCTCTCCTTCGGCAGGTACGAAAGCGACCTGGACTACCTGCTGGTGACCAACCTGCTCACCCGCCGCATCCGCCAGGAGTGGGAGAAACGCACCAACGCCTACCGCACCCAAGGTGACCAGGAGCCGCGCCCCCTGGTCATCGTGGTCGAGGAGGCCCATAAACTGCTCAACCGCGAGATGGCCTCGCAGACCATCTTCAGCACCATCGCCCGCGAGATGCGCAAGTACTATGTGACCCTGCTCATCATTGACCAGCGCCCTTCGCAAATTTACGACGAGGTCATGTCCCAGTTAGGCACGCGCATCTCGGGCTGGCTGGGCGACGACGACGACATCCGTGCCGTGCTCTCGGGCCTGGCCGGCCGCGAGCAACTGCGGGGGATGCTCAGCCGCCTGCAGCCCAAGGAGGAAGTGCTGCTGCTGGGCTGGGGCGTCCCCATGCCTTTGCCGGTGCGCACCGTGCGCTATAACGACGAATTCTGGCGCAACCTGCTGGGCGAAGCAGGACAAACGCCCAACACCGCTCAGGCCATGCGCAATTTGGGATTTGCCGACTGAGGGCAACAAAAAGGGGCCTGAGAAGCAAAACGCCGCTCAGGCCCCTTTACCTTCGGGATGAAGAAGGTCAAACCACCCTTCTTCATTTCTCCAGCCGCACTTCCAGACGAGCGCCCAGCACCCGGGCTACTTTCTGCAAGGTCGCCAGCGATGGCCGATGGGTGCCGCTCTCCAGGCGGGCGATCACGGATTGGGTTGTACCCAACGCCTCGGCCAGTTGCGCCTGGGACCATCCCTTTTCCTGTCGTAGTTGGGTTACGGCCCGGGCGATCTGTCGCTCCAACCGCCGGGTCTCTTCCTCGTACAAACGCTGCAACTCGGGGTCATCGGCCAGCAAGCCATCACGGAATGCGCGGTAATCCATCTTCCACTCCTCATGTTCCAGCGCTCAACGGCAAAAAAACAACCTAGTCATGACCGGCGCACCTTGCTCTTGCTAATTACGGGAAAGGTATTCCCGCATCCGCCGCAAGGCCAACTCTAAGTCGCGCTGCGGCGTCTTACGCGATTGCTTGCAAAATGCGTGCACTACGACAATTTTCCGCTCCGAGGCACGGAAGAAAAGGAACCGATAGGGGCACCGTGAGCCTCGAAAGCGCAGCTCCCACAACCTGCCTCGCAGCGGACGCAACTTGTTCCCCCTGGGAAAGGGGCCAAAGGCTTGTAACTCGTCCAACTCAGCCAAAATCAGAGCCTGGTCGGACTTGCTTTGGGCAGTGATAAATTCCGCCACCGGGCATCGCCCGCTGGGCAACTCGTAAAACACTACCTGCCAAGCCTGTGTCAATCAGGCCTCCTTTCTTGATGAAAAGACAAACCCATTTGTCAAGGTGCGCCGGTCGCTTTCGATTATAGCAGTATGTGCTATTTTGTCAAGCCATGCGCCACTACTTACCAGACCCACCTCCATGCACACCCAGATTTCTGGAGCAGCGCCACCCGCCCGGTCGCACGCGCAACGGCCCCTGGACGAACGAGCCCACATCCTTGCGCAACAACTGTTCCTCGGCATCCAGCATCAGACTCATTTTGCGTTCCTTTCTATGGTTAATTGAGCGCAAACGAAGGGCTGCCCACCATCCAGCCGGCGCCCAGACCTGCCTGTTCGCCGGTCAGGATGGTGGTGAAGGAAGCATGGGCCAAAGGGCGCGTCAGACGGATCACCGTGGGGATGTTCGGCCCGGAGGCGTAGTGCGCGTAAGTCCAGTACTGCCCGCTGACAGGGTCGAAATACCCGGCGGGGACGCCACCGCTGGCCGAGGCGAGCAAACCGCCGGGCAGCGCGTCCACCAGGGTGTAGGTGCCACGCAGGTCGGGCGAGGTCCAGACCGAGATGGAGAGGCCGTGGGAAAGGTAGAGCACATACTGCCGGCCATCGAAGAAGATGTCCGGATCCGAGACCGAGCGACAGGCCGTCGCGCCGCCCACTTCCACCGTGAGCCCGGCGTCGGCGTCCAGCGTGAAGCGGCTGCCGTCGCTGCCGGGGACCTCCGTGGCGACGCCAATTTGCCGTTGGCAACGGCTTTCTTCAGGGGCGCACACCGCTGGATCGCCCCCCATTTGGCCGTGCAGGAAGAACAGCACCAGCCGCCCCTGGTCATCCAGGATGAGGGAAAGGGCCACGAACCCTCCGGAGACGCCCTCGATGGGCACCGGCCGGGTGGCCTCCAGCACCCCGGTGTCCAGGTGGTAGCGGGTCAACATACCAGGGGTGTAGATGTGGAGCGTCTGGCCGCGGCGAATCAGGTCGGGCACCGAACCCTGGAAAGGCCGCCAGCCAGGGACGACCTGCCAGTGCGCCCCATCATCGCTTTGGGCCAGGTAAATGATGGTCAGCGGGGTCGCACAGGATGAGATTGTGGTGTCGCAGGCCAGGAAAGCTATCAGGTAGGGCGCGGTGAGATGGAGGTCGAGGGCCACCTCCTGGGGGTTGCCCTGGGGAGGGGCCATGGTGTCGACCGGGCCTCCGCAGGGGGCTGGTTGCCCTGCCCGCCCTCAGGAGGCGTGCCCCCCGCCGGGGCCGTTTTCCGGGCCGCCGGGCGGCATCACGCCGCAAGCGCTCAACGCCGGTTCTTCCTCCTGCGTGGGCGGGCGCTGAAAGGTGGTGATGGCGGCAAAGGCTGCGTCACCCCAGGCCTCTCGCAGGCAGGCCTGCTGTTCGGCGGTCAGGTCCGTAAAGGGGTTGAAGGCCGGGGTGCCCTCGCCTGATTCGGGGGAGGGGGGCGGCGCCCCATTCCCGGCGGCCATTTCCAGGTAAGCGAAGAGGTAGCCGCCGTCTGGGGAAGCGGTAACGGAAAGGCTGCCGCCGCTGCCCGGCCCGCGGCGGCCGAGGCGCTCCGTCCAGGTCTGACCGCCGTCGGTGGAGAGGAAGAAGGTTTGCGCCAGCTACAGGCCCACGCTGTCGTCGGGGAAGGCGATCAGTTCGGAGATCCCCGGCGCGGCCACGGGCTGACCGATAGGGGTGAAGGTGCGCCCATCCAGACTGGTGGTCAGGTAAACCCGATGGGCGTAAATGGGCGAGTCGCCGGATCCCTCCCCCATGCCGGTGGGGCACTCCCTCGTAGCGGTGGGCGACGGTGCGGCCTGGGGGACGGTCGTAGGCGAAGGCTGGGCGGGCAAAGGTGTAAGCTGCGCCGGACCAGCCGGTGACGGCCCGGGCGGCTGTTGTGCGCCCGGACGGGAGGGACGGAGGGGCCGCGCACAGGCGGCAAGGAGCAGCACAAAGACGAAAAAGCCAAGGGGGAGGAGTCGCTTCATCGGTCAACACCTGGGGTAAGACGGCGTGGAGGGTATACGCCAGACACGGATAAGAGGAAGGAACCAGGGTCAGGTCATTCTCCGGACGCAGCGGAAGACCACGCTATCGCCCCGCCGCAGCGGCCAGGTCCACCACATTCGCCGAAGTGACCACCTGCAGATGCCCGGCCGCCCAGACCACCATGGCCTCGTAGGTCTGCCAGATGGCCTCCTGCTCCTGCGCCGGGCGCAGGGTGGACGGATCGGGCGCGCTCAAGTCGAAAGGCGGGGCGAGGGGCGTGGTCTTGTTCCCGTGGGCGTCGATCTGGTAGTAGTACGAATCCCAGGCCACTGAGCCCCGGCGGTAGAAGTTGTTCTCGTGAATGTGGGCCAAAATGAAAGGCGGGCACAGGTAGCCCTGGGCCTGCCAGTCGGCCAGTTGAGCCTGCCACAGGTGAACCTGGGCGTATTCGGCAGTCTGTGGCCCCATGACCAGATTCCACCAGAAGTTCTGGCTGCTATTTACCAGAGTGACCCGCGTGATGCTGCAATCCACCGGGCGGGCCAGCAAGCCGTCCACATAGATGAAGGGCTGGGCAATGTCCGCGCCCGACTCGTGGGAGAGCACCACCATACGCGCCCCCAGGTCGGCATACACCGGGCGGGCCACGGCCATCAGGGTCGGGCCGGCCCTGGCCGCCACGGCCACGGGTGGGCTGCCCAGCAGTTGCGCCACATAGGCGTAGCCGCCTGCCGGGTGCGGTCCAGGCCGCCGGTAGCCAGGTCCAGGCGGTAGGTTTCATAGTCCAGGATGGTCTGACACAGCGCGTCGCCCTGGAGGCCTTCCAGAAACACGGAAAAGCCCTCGGTCAGCGGATGCGGGGCGCGCACATGGTAACTCACCGTCATGCCGCTCTCGCGCAGCCGCTGGAGCACCTCGGGGTACTACGCGGCGTAGGCGCGGGCCACCGGTGCGGTGAGGTAGAAACCCCCGCGCACGCCGTAGCGCTGAAAGAGGTCGATCAGGCGCAACAGGGTGGCCGCGTTCTGCTCCACATGCACCCAGCCGTGCACATTGACCACGAAGGTCAGGTAGCCCTCGGGGGCGGCGGTGGGTGGGGTCGGGGTAGGTTGGGCCACGGCCTGGGTAGGGGCTGGGACGGCAACCTGACCCTGTGCCTCCTCCCAGGCGATGTAAGCGTCGGCCATCTGAGAATAGGTGGCTCACTGCACCCGGCCCTCGGACAGGAAAATCACCGGCCTGTTGGGGTCATGGGTCGCAAAAGCGCGCACGCCCTCGCCGTTGGGGCTGCCAGAAGGCCGCCAGGGGTGCACCCCCACCAGGGAAAAGTCGGTGGTCTGCGTGCGGGGGGTTCTTCCAATCCGAGTTCATTTCCAACCCGGCGCAGGTGGCGGCCTCCAGCAGATGGGGGTACAGGTTGCCGCCGCTCCAGTAGCGGATGCGCTCCACCCCACTGGCCTGACGGATGTAGCCGATTTCCCTCTGCATCACGGCGCACCATCGTTCCAGGCAGCAGGGTGTTGACATCCGGGCCCAGGTGAGCGTCTTCGTGGAAGTGCAGGGCAATCTCGTGGCCGCGGGCCGCCAGGTCGGCCAGAACTATGTTTCCCAGGGCGATGGCCTACGTGGTGAAAGGCGATTGAGCCTGCACGGTGAGCATACCACCGTGAGCCTCCACAATTTGCGCCAAGGCATCCAGGCGTGGCGCTGGAAGGCCTTGGGGTTGGCGTAATCCATCTTGCCGCTGCGGTAGCCCTAGGCCGTCTCGCCCATGGGCTCGATATGGACGCCGATGCCGAAGAGCAGCGCGGCCGGCCCGCTGGGCATAGGGGTGGGCGCCGGGGTCGGCGAGGGCACAGGTGCCGGGCGCGTCGGCCGGGCCAGGGGTGAGGCGAGCGGCCCCGCGCCTCCGGCAGGGAACACCGCAGAACAGGGAGGGCGGGGTGCCGGAGCGCCTCCGGCCGCGGGAAGGTTACAGCCAACCAGGGCCAGGAGCAGCAACCAAACCGGAAAAGCGCGTCGCCAAGCCCTGCTCACCTCCAACAA
Coding sequences within:
- a CDS encoding DUF87 domain-containing protein, with product MTHPQRELIGYVVGGTLKSGLRVRLTVPPQQVHEGAFVVTESGGYLFYGLVTDIRLGATDQRFADERLGQRIPGHLAALLQGQTLYADLEILLALMQESPPDNPAAYQRWQEEIDLGLRERPRPRPPKTVPSHQAEVYLASPGDIEEIFGKDDDEHFQIGTTREQEHPVRINLKKFVQRSAGIFGATGTGKSFLARILLAGLIKHNKASVLVFDMHNEYGFDDVASDTGKRVIGLKSKFPARVRVVALGAGSTIRGQTPDFHLEIDAHDIEPADILLLTRELNLKETTPTTLDALVQSFGRDWFIRFREMRLGAKEEIVDETTGKVKRVPAPDSVEAWANEVGTNVMAAEGLHNKLRRLFDKPYIVDHPASDTVSQIIDALTSGQHVFLSFGRYESDLDYLLVTNLLTRRIRQEWEKRTNAYRTQGDQEPRPLVIVVEEAHKLLNREMASQTIFSTIAREMRKYYVTLLIIDQRPSQIYDEVMSQLGTRISGWLGDDDDIRAVLSGLAGREQLRGMLSRLQPKEEVLLLGWGVPMPLPVRTVRYNDEFWRNLLGEAGQTPNTAQAMRNLGFAD
- a CDS encoding DUF2442 domain-containing protein, whose amino-acid sequence is MAGELGTLTLRIVFDDEVERVIDFREILVGPLYGALKDESVFQQVTIDPETHTLVWPNGADFDPETLHERPKYAEAMKQMAAQWQAKEKVSGTNDLA
- a CDS encoding type II toxin-antitoxin system RelE/ParE family toxin encodes the protein MTQAWQVVFYELPSGRCPVAEFITAQSKSDQALILAELDELQAFGPFPRGNKLRPLRGRLWELRFRGSRCPYRFLFFRASERKIVVVHAFCKQSRKTPQRDLELALRRMREYLSRN
- a CDS encoding helix-turn-helix transcriptional regulator, producing the protein MDYRAFRDGLLADDPELQRLYEEETRRLERQIARAVTQLRQEKGWSQAQLAEALGTTQSVIARLESGTHRPSLATLQKVARVLGARLEVRLEK
- a CDS encoding DNA double-strand break repair nuclease NurA → MPVDFATLKAQVSQKAADYKNRVERIQTLLERARHTLRHAHLSLADIRSRVETAVKQNKGWRGAMPTKEPLGKGFPPPEVSLEGVVVLAADGSQINPDPHGEVYFGLVNLGLVAMDRGQTPITLVRSHLLLSELHEREGFEASVLLRRDLYERLGLAWAAALIHGNQDTLHALESTFHNLGWAPQGVQPAEVERLKAFHPHPTRVVALTDGPLELWGPRREEGYGDFQKSLAHYKQALKHLQDLGVAPVGYVDNPRADLVVRMLELVAEDGAPPSDAHHPWAGVRDQDLWVEWLPPGHRTALFQIRAQYLEEYEEALRPHFFYLNVGLAQNKPILARVELPAWVAQQPEAVDLVHAVLLWQGSIVPGRLYPYILHRAHETAVVTHEDRRQVTWMVQHALLTKGLTADRRSHKQRAKDDSAKRNHYER
- a CDS encoding DUF4160 domain-containing protein, which codes for MPWATPCQASGKRPSRRSLTNFQRNLSTLSRRGERCQNSPVSLASSSACAQSRGPHHRPHFHVYYQNHTAVYSIDPIEPIGGALPRRQQRRVEAWAELHQGELLENWERSPCGSCSTTR